The following proteins come from a genomic window of Gammaproteobacteria bacterium CG11_big_fil_rev_8_21_14_0_20_46_22:
- a CDS encoding flagellar biosynthesis protein FlgJ, with product MRIIISSCFFLLSSLTFASTPAQIHQKTQAFIHRIAPLAIKADNVILANRKRLLDYYALYKQGEQLGTPRWEWMAGLANYYGMKSPDFTKKTTWKTLLRRVNVIPPSLVIAQAAIESAWGTSRFAKEANNYFGQHCFKTGCGLMPKRRPKGERFLVEKFDSPYASVQSYMHNLNTHYNYDKFRALREKRVQEGEPLTGYTLAKGLDTYSELDGYVKYVRLVIKKHHLAQYDKGF from the coding sequence ATGCGCATTATTATTTCTTCGTGTTTTTTTCTGCTGAGTTCGCTCACTTTTGCTTCGACCCCTGCTCAAATTCATCAAAAAACTCAAGCCTTCATTCATCGCATCGCACCCTTGGCCATCAAAGCTGACAATGTTATCCTCGCTAATCGTAAGCGTTTATTGGATTATTATGCCTTGTATAAACAAGGTGAGCAGCTGGGTACGCCCCGTTGGGAGTGGATGGCCGGCCTGGCTAACTACTATGGCATGAAGTCACCTGATTTTACGAAAAAAACCACTTGGAAAACCTTGTTACGCCGCGTGAATGTCATTCCGCCTTCGCTTGTGATTGCGCAGGCCGCGATTGAATCGGCTTGGGGCACATCACGCTTTGCTAAAGAAGCGAATAATTATTTTGGTCAGCACTGCTTTAAAACCGGCTGCGGCTTAATGCCAAAGCGTCGCCCTAAAGGTGAAAGGTTTTTGGTGGAGAAATTTGATTCGCCGTATGCCTCAGTGCAGAGTTATATGCACAATTTAAACACTCATTATAACTATGACAAGTTTCGTGCTTTGCGTGAGAAACGCGTGCAAGAGGGTGAGCCCCTCACGGGCTATACGTTGGCTAAAGGTTTGGATACATATTCAGAGCTCGATGGCTACGTGAAATACGTGCGCCTGGTGATTAAAAAGCATCACCTGGCGCAGTATGATAAAGGGTTTTAG